A region of Diadema setosum chromosome 15, eeDiaSeto1, whole genome shotgun sequence DNA encodes the following proteins:
- the LOC140238625 gene encoding uncharacterized protein, with protein MPGMIVDPIRIKLGGCEFLTEVYVAPIEGRGLPCIAPQYAGRVASLVVRTLGRSIVKGDEEDPITFLGCKKYTHARGATSNETVKGFVGESVTFVCPKSDKPRNRFSFAWKKYSHGISQGPPNAAFQDGSTSPGYIVGSNLSLTIEIITPDDEGVYVCNQTATEMSAGVLHTVYFSSFAIPATSPHIDGCGNDGVQCEQRIAAGTKAFFTCTVKNIYPEWYPTWGEEKEYREKITNSDGTFNTSSSVTVKGTDISADRVCSFVMEGFNASSHLTITGL; from the exons ATGCCAGGTATGATTGTAGACCCCATCCGGATCAAGCTAGGGGGTTGTGAGTTCTTGACGGAGGTTTATGTGGCCCCTATCGAAG GTAGGGGTTTACCCTGCATAGCTCCCCAGTATGCTGGGCGAGTAGCTTCCCTGGTGGTTAGGACACTAGGGAGGAGTATAGTAAAAGGCGATGAGGAAGATCCCATCACCTTTCTTGGGTGTAAGAAGTACACCCATGCCCGTGGAG CGACCTCAAACGAGACAGTTAAAGGCTTTGTTGGGGAGAGTGTGACGTTTGTGTGTCCTAAGTCAGATAAACCCAGAAATCGTTTCAGTTTTGCCTGGAAGAAATATTCACATGGCATCTCACAGGGTCCACCGAATGCTGCCTTCCAGGATGGCAGCACAAGTCCTGGTTACATAGTTGGATCTAATTTATCACTTACAATTGAGATTATTACGCCAGATGATGAaggagtgtatgtgtgtaaccAGACTGCAACGGAAATGTCAGCCGGTGTTTTGCATACTGTCTATTTCAGTTCTTTTG CCATACCAGCGACATCTCCACACATCGATGGTTGTGGGAATGATGGGGTACAATGTGAACAAAGGATCGCAGCTGGGACCAAAGCATTCTTCACATGTACGGTGAAAAATATTTATCCTGAATGGTACCCCACAtggggagaagaaaaagaatacagGGAGAAAATCACCAACAGTGATGGGACTTTCAATACAAGTTCTTCAGTCACTGTAAAGGGTACAGACATTTCCGCAgatagagtctgctcttttgtAATGGAAGGATTCAATGCGTCTTCCCACCTGACCATAACAGGTTTGTAG